In one Penaeus chinensis breed Huanghai No. 1 chromosome 33, ASM1920278v2, whole genome shotgun sequence genomic region, the following are encoded:
- the LOC125043376 gene encoding helix-loop-helix protein delilah-like, whose protein sequence is MEMAENRREKTNSGENAKAERGEEKYGLRPRTVIKRLQQERFRQEVSPKRPGRSKSRSAPLSKYRRKTANARERHRMRDINNAFDSLRKVLPEAMEVHASPSSMTKITTLRLAVSYIRALTEVLEDDTDNDLLALQNSLQNSLQQTLHKSLNHSFQNKSASESMASSTCEPDASHFSHQYISQIPQASSFSSSNTSSASYSPSTARGSLSSASDLEELLSDDSGLLEDNLDVFHDIPMLSEAVPIDILLVPEKNSLPFSTQLCS, encoded by the coding sequence ATGGAGATGGCGGAGAACAGAAGGGAGAAAACCAACAGTGGCGAAAATGCCAAGGCGGAGCGCGGCGAGGAGAAATACGGATTGCGGCCTCGCACAGTCATCAAGAGGTTACAGCAAGAAAGGTTCAGACAAGAGGTATCGCCCAAGAGGCCAGGGCGCTCGAAGTCCAGGTCAGCACCGCTATCCAAGTACAGGAGAAAAACAGCTAACGCTCGGGAACGTCACCGCATGAGAGACATAAACAATGCATTCGATTCGCTGCGAAAAGTTCTCCCAGAGGCCATGGAGGTTCACGCGAGCCCGTCATCCATGACCAAGATCACGACCCTCCGTCTGGCCGTCAGCTACATCAGGGCGCTGACGGAGGTGCTGGAGGATGACACGGATAATGACCTTTTGGCCCTCCAGAACAGCCTTCAGAACTCTCTCCAGCAGACCCTGCACAAGTCGCTAAATCACTCTTTCCAGAACAAATCTGCTTCGGAGAGCATGGCGTCAAGCACCTGCGAACCTGATGCATCGCACTTTTCACACCAGTACATATCTCAGATTCCCCAGGCGAGCTCCTTTTCCTCATCAAACACCTCCTCGGCATCCTACTCTCCCTCCACGGCCCGTGGGTCACTCAGCAGCGCCAGTGACCTAGAGGAATTACTCTCCGATGACTCTGGGCTTCTGGAGGACAACCTTGACGTCTTTCATGACATTCCGATGTTGTCCGAAGCGGTTCCAATAGACATTCTCCTTGTGCCAGAGAAGAACAGCCTTCCCTTCTCAACACAGCTGTGTAGTTAA